Proteins co-encoded in one Aspergillus flavus chromosome 2, complete sequence genomic window:
- a CDS encoding TFIIF-interacting CTD phosphatase — MLLRLPPSLHYPITVTSLLKQPGDSVERDEALFWYVYQTTVTEGDGLGNKIEVKRKFPTKFESTVDGEVVQWKIAKGDIIDEPVEVIEIDEPCAHEVQFGGLCAECGKDMTESTYNTEVTDSMRATIQMVHDNTALTVSEKEAARVEEDAKRRLLSNRKLSLVVDLDQTIIHATVDPTVGEWMEDKDNPNHQALSDVRAFQLVDDGPGMRGCWYYVKLRPGLESFLQNVSELFELHIYTMGTRAYAQHIASIIDPDRKLFGDRILSRDESGSLTAKNLHRLFPVDTKMVVIIDDRGDVWRWSPNLIKVSPYDFFVGIGDINSSFLPKKQELGAVGKSGEKVGTRHTKPPPLEHHVNGTTAKPEGEVSALEQLVTMGGGDNPRLLQEQTDAQEETIMHQVEDRPLLQKQKELDAEEDSAESIDSSSSMDESQDSSKHRHHLLEDNDRELFQLEERLEQVHKQFFEEYDLRRTRGLGGRVAALRGEKTPSKDKDVDLKLVPDIKDIMPQIKRQILGGVILVFSGVLPLGTDTQNADISLWAKSFGAVISQKINVKTTHLVAGRNRTAKVREATRYTNVKIVTTQWLLDCLTQWKWLDEEPYLLPVHPDDRGEPISPGSKEMESGWLSSSEDTGDFLTEEEDASESTEDLLKSTGLDEHSPIGYDEDQQAAVHEELKEFLGSDDESESDSEVSSWAEEATPNKKRKREEGSEGGDDEESQEEGDQPGSRLSQRIKRSYERSTGLKEVATAATDDPAQESHVATESNDESAQKESDEPASQDLNANLPEDPAEDDDELEREMMAAFEDGDYDAKAEEDIAAENG; from the exons ATGCTTCTTCGGTTACCGCCCAGCCTCCACTACCCGATCACCGTAACGTCGCTGCTGAAACAGCCCGGCGACTCGGTGGAGAGGGACGAGGCGCTGTTCTGGTATGTCTACCAGACGACCGTCACCGAGGGTGATGGGCTGGGCAATAAGATTGAGGTCAAACGCAAGTTCCCGACCAAGTTTGAGTCGACTGTTGATGGCGAGGTGGTCCAATGGAAGATTGCAAAGGGGGATATCATCGATGAACC TGTGGAGGTCATCGAGATTGATGAGCCATGTGCTCACGAAGTTCAGTTTGGGGGCCTCTGTGCGGAGTGCGGCAAGGATATGACCGA ATCTACATACAATACGGAAGTGACGGATTCGATGCGCGCAACGATTCAGATGGTCCATGATAACACTGCACTAACCGTGAGCGAGAAGGAGGCTGCGcgggtggaggaagatgcgAAACGCAGGCTACTGTCAAATAGAAAACTTTCTCTGGTGGTGGATCTTGACCAGACGATCATCCATGCCACCGTCGATCCAACTGTTGGAGAGTGGATGGAAGACAAGGATAACCCAAACCACCAAGCGCTAAGCGATGTTCGAGCATTCCAATTGGTAGATGATGGCCCGGGAATGCGCGGTTGCTGGTACTATGTCAAGTTACGACCAGGTTTAGAGTCATTCTTGCAGAACGTCTCAGAGCTCTTTGAATTGCATATCTACACCATGGGTACCCGAGCATATGCGCAACACATTGCAAGTATCATAGATCCAGACCGAAAGCTGTTCGGCGATCGCATCCTCAGTCGTGATGAGAGTGGAAGCTTGACGGCTAAGAATCTCCATCGTTTGTTCCCGGTGGACACGAAGATGGTTGTTATCATCGACGACCGTGGTGACGTTTGGCGGTGGAGCCCTAATCTTATCAAGGTTTCGCCGTACGACTTTTTCGTTGGCATCGGGGATATCAACTCGAGTTTTTTGCCAAAGAAACAGGAGCTGGGGGCAGTCGGCAAATCTGGGGAGAAGGTAGGGACGAGGCACACAAAACCTCCTCCGCTAGAACATCATGTCAACGGCACAACAGCGAAACCAGAGGGAGAAGTGTCAGCGTTAGAACAGCTTGTGACCATGGGTGGCGGAGACAACCCGAGACTACTGCAAGAACAGACTGATGCGCAGGAAGAGACAATAATGCACCAGGTGGAAGACCGCCCTCTGCTGCAGAAACAGAAGGAACTAGACGCTGAGGAAGATTCTGCAGAGAGTATTGATTCCTCTTCTAGCATGGATGAGTCGCAAGACTCAAGCAAACATCGACATCATCTGCTGGAGGATAATGATCGGGAACTCTTCCAGTTGGAAGAGCGTCTCGAGCAGGTGCATAAACAGTTCTTTGAGGAGTATGATTTGAGGCGAACGAGGGGGTTGGGTGGAAGAGTGGCAGCTCTGAGAGGCGAGAAGACGCCTTCGAAAGACAAGGACGTTGATCTAAAACTGGTGCCTGatatcaaggatatcatgcCGCAGATCAAGCGCCAGATCCTCGGCGGGGTGATTCTGGTATTTTCCGGAGTGCTTCCGCTCGGAACAGATACCCAGAACGCCGATATTTCCCTATGGGCGAAGAGTTTTGGAGCTGTTATTTCTCAAAAGATCAATGTGAAGACGACCCATCTGGTGGCTGGCCGTAACCGCACCGCAAAGGTTCGGGAAGCGACGCGGTACACGAATGTCAAGATCGTCACAACCCAGTGGCTCTTGGACTGCCTGACGCAATGGAAATGGCTGGACGAGGAGCCGTATTTACTTCCTGTACACCCTGACGACCGAGGAGAGCCAATCTCGCCTGGCTCTAAGGAGATGGAAAGCGGATGGCTTTCGTCATCTGAAGACACGGGAGATTTTCtgaccgaggaagaagatgcttCAGAATCCACAGAAGACCTTCTCAAGTCCACCGGCCTCGACGAGCATTCGCCGATTGGTTACGACGAAGACCAGCAAGCCGCTGTCCACGAGGAACTAAAAGAGTTCCTTGGCAGTGACGATGAAAGCGAAAGCGACAGTGAAGTATCGTCCTGGGCTGAGGAGGCGACACCCAACAAGAAACGTAAGCGTGAAGAAGGCTCAGAAGGCGGGGACGATGAAGAAAGTCAAGAGGAAGGCGATCAGCCAGGCTCGCGCCTATCCCAGCGTATCAAGCGTTCCTACGAGCGGAGCACAGGACTGAAAGAGGTCGCGACTGCGGCTACCGACGATCCCGCTCAGGAGTCGCATGTGGCTACGGAATCCAATGATGAAAGTGCACAAAAAGAATCAGATGAGCCTGCATCTCAAGACCTAAATGCCAATCTTCCCGAAGACCCCGCggaggacgacgacgaacTCGAGCGGGAGATGATGGCTGCTTTCGAGGATGGCGACTATGACGCCAAAGCGGAAGAGGACATTGCGGCGGAAAACGGTtga
- a CDS encoding putative arginase, whose product MTQPSTITQRFLSKPGNLGVVAVGFNGGQCKLGVEAAPMALVEAGLLDQLRDDLGYTLDYDGTVHYYENQIPAEDPDHRGMKKPRAVSAVTEALSAQVYEKAKQGQMVLTLGGDHSIAIGSISGSAKATRERLGRELAVIWVDAHADINIPEMSPSGNIHGMPMAFLTRLAREEQKDIFGWLQDEHIVSTRKLVYIGLRDVDRGEKQILREHGIKAFSMHDIDRYGIGRVVEMALAHIGNDTPIHLSFDVDALDPQWAPSTGTPVRGGLTLREGDFICECVHETGNLVAMDLVEVNPSLESVGASETIRTGCSLVRSALGDTLL is encoded by the exons ATGACTCAACCCTCCACCATCACACAACGCTTCCTGTCCAAGCCCGGAAATCTGGGTGTGGTAGCAGTCGGCTTCAATGGCGGCCAG TGCAAACTTGGAGTTGAGGCTGCCCCCATGGCCCTGGTCGAGGCTGGCCTCCTCGATCAACTCCGCGACGACCTTGGCTACACCCTCGACTATGACGGCACCGTCCACTACTACGAAAACCAGATCCCCGCCGAAGATCCCGACCACCGCGGCATGAAGAAGCCGCGCGCTGTGAGCGCCGTGACCGAAGCGCTGAGCGCACAGGTCTACGAGAAAGCCAAGCAGGGTCAGATGGTCTTGACACTGGGAGGTGATCACTCGATCGCCATCGGATCCATCTCCGGCTCAGCCAAGGCTACCCGCGAACGCCTGGGTCGGGAGCTGGCCGTCATCTGGGTTGATGCGCACGCCGATATCAACATTCCGGAGATGAGCCCTAGTGGAAACATCCACGGTATGCCCATGGCGTTCTTGACGCGCTTGGCCCgcgaggagcagaaggacATCTTCGGCTGGTTGCAGGATGAGCACATCGTCAGCACCCGTAAGCTGGTCTACATTGGTCTGCGCGATGTTGATCGCGGCGAGAAGCAAATCCTTCGGGAGCATGGCATTAAGGCGTTCAGCATGCACGACATTGACCG GTACGGTATTGGCCGTGTGGTTGAGATGGCTCTGGCCCACATCGGAAACGATACCCCTATTCACCTTTCATTCGACGTCGATGCTCTGGATCCGCAGTGGGCTCCCAGCACCGGCACTCCCGTGCGTGGCGGTCTGACTCTTCGTGAGGGTGATTTCATCTGCGAGTGTGTGCATGAGACGGGCAACCTGGTCGCCATGGACTTGGTGGAGGTCAACCCCAGCTTGGAGTCGGTAGGCGCCTCCGAAACCATTCGGACCGGTTGCTCGTTAGTGCGCAGTGCACTGGGTGACACCCTCCTGTGA